From a region of the Alphaproteobacteria bacterium genome:
- a CDS encoding RNA polymerase factor sigma-32 has product MIALSEDHIESKKSSSVSHGFSLLDDNNDLSRYFREIQKYPMLGADEEYELAQEWVKNQDKVAAEKLVNSHLRLVTKIAAGYRGYGLPLGDLIAEGNLGILHALKKFDPNKGFRFSTYAMWWIKAFMQDYILKSWSLVKMGTTVAQKKLFFNLKKLKKQLQGENEWSSLSNETIDSIAEKLGVSEQEVRDMEKRLSGGDSSLNATVSQGGEGNETEWQDWVESDRPDQEEIFMATDQKKREAALLQEGFEYLTPREMAVIKARRLKEPPETLEEISHTLNLSKERVRQIEGAAFSKLRDHMRRIAEEHGWVGQGSLWN; this is encoded by the coding sequence ATGATAGCTCTTTCAGAAGATCACATCGAATCTAAAAAATCTTCCTCAGTTTCCCATGGATTTTCTTTGTTAGATGATAACAATGATTTATCTAGATACTTTAGAGAGATTCAAAAATATCCCATGTTAGGGGCCGATGAGGAATATGAATTAGCTCAAGAGTGGGTTAAAAACCAGGATAAAGTAGCGGCCGAGAAGCTTGTGAATAGTCACTTGCGTCTTGTGACAAAAATTGCCGCGGGGTATAGGGGATATGGACTGCCCTTAGGAGATTTAATTGCTGAAGGAAATCTGGGTATTTTACATGCTTTGAAAAAATTTGATCCTAACAAAGGATTCCGGTTTTCAACCTATGCCATGTGGTGGATCAAGGCTTTTATGCAGGACTATATTCTGAAGTCTTGGTCTCTTGTCAAAATGGGCACGACTGTGGCCCAAAAAAAACTATTCTTTAATCTAAAAAAGTTGAAAAAGCAACTTCAGGGTGAAAATGAGTGGTCTTCCTTAAGCAATGAAACCATCGATTCAATTGCTGAAAAGTTGGGGGTTAGTGAACAAGAAGTTCGGGATATGGAAAAAAGACTTTCTGGTGGTGACTCTTCATTGAATGCAACTGTTTCGCAAGGTGGAGAAGGTAATGAAACCGAATGGCAAGATTGGGTGGAATCAGACCGTCCCGATCAAGAAGAAATTTTCATGGCAACGGACCAAAAGAAAAGGGAAGCCGCCTTATTACAAGAAGGGTTTGAATACCTAACCCCACGGGAAATGGCAGTTATTAAAGCACGTCGCTTGAAAGAACCTCCGGAAACCTTGGAAGAAATTTCCCATACGCTAAATCTTTCAAAAGAACGGGTGAGACAAATTGAGGGGGCTGCTTTTTCAAAGCTTCGAGATCATATGCGTCGTATTGCCGAAGAACACGGTTGGGTGGGGCAGGGATCTTTATGGAATTAG
- a CDS encoding class I SAM-dependent methyltransferase: protein MKDRLKKSLKKNLEFVIFLYIFNNILIHIRRSLKNIKTTSGSTHQSLPLKDSIQYITGVFTDYQRVSDQKTFKGKLAELGPGDSNGVALLFLAHGASHVDLADRFYSVRDDFHHTEIEQYLVKKYPSLKKFYPKFNQYCVRYYGQEASGEHFFDIHQSYDHIISRSVLEHVDDPELVLRKMYGALNPSGMLIHKVDLRDHGMLTPLNHSLRFLEIPEFFYKLMTYGSGYPNRFLFHKYREVLTALNPSTKFYVAGLHGVDPFDAIYPIEAIPTLLKTKAISFVNEHRHKFSKEFSNLPAEDLIISSFFFVCKKKI, encoded by the coding sequence ATGAAAGATCGTTTAAAAAAATCCTTAAAGAAGAACCTGGAGTTTGTAATCTTTCTATACATTTTTAATAATATCTTAATCCACATCAGACGATCTCTTAAAAACATAAAAACAACCTCCGGATCTACCCATCAATCTTTACCGCTTAAAGATTCTATCCAATATATCACAGGTGTTTTTACTGACTATCAACGCGTTTCCGATCAAAAGACATTTAAAGGGAAATTAGCCGAACTGGGCCCTGGCGACAGCAACGGAGTCGCCCTACTGTTTCTAGCCCATGGAGCATCTCACGTGGACCTAGCCGACCGCTTTTACTCCGTACGAGATGACTTTCATCACACAGAAATAGAACAATATCTGGTCAAAAAATATCCTTCCTTGAAGAAATTTTACCCAAAGTTCAATCAGTATTGTGTTCGATACTATGGGCAAGAAGCCAGCGGCGAACATTTTTTTGATATTCATCAATCCTATGATCATATTATTTCCAGGTCAGTTCTTGAGCATGTAGATGATCCAGAATTGGTTCTTAGAAAAATGTATGGGGCTTTAAATCCTTCTGGTATGCTGATTCACAAAGTGGATCTTAGAGACCACGGCATGCTCACTCCCTTGAATCATTCTTTAAGATTTTTGGAGATCCCAGAATTCTTTTATAAACTAATGACTTACGGGTCAGGATACCCCAATCGGTTTTTATTTCATAAGTACCGAGAAGTTTTGACAGCTTTAAACCCTTCAACAAAATTTTACGTAGCCGGCCTTCATGGGGTTGATCCGTTTGATGCCATTTACCCAATTGAGGCCATTCCTACGCTCCTCAAAACTAAAGCCATTTCATTTGTGAACGAGCACAGACACAAATTTTCAAAAGAATTTTCTAATCTGCCCGCAGAAGATCTGATAATCTCGAGTTTCTTTTTTGTGTGTAAAAAGAAGATCTAA
- a CDS encoding lytic murein transglycosylase: MTYDEWLQDFKLEAQNRGIQPGILDAAFKDAVINEKVLELDRKQPEKTETFKEYIEKRLTPKLPLAKGKLRTHSQDLRRVQKKYGVPANLIVALWGMETHFGKITGNFFIINALATLAFDSRRSDFFRNELLEALKIVQNDKIPLDKLQGSWAGALGQTQFMPSTYNNHAVDENEDGIKDIWDHHLDIFASMANYLSNSGWKKDEPWGYEVELPAAFDESLISPVPHPVPDQRFIKRTTQNWAEMGVHLKDGEVLPSNKLRGAIIRPDKGGAAFLVYDNFFVIFKWNRSFNFALTVLLFSNKIGNLNA, encoded by the coding sequence ATGACTTATGATGAATGGCTCCAAGATTTTAAGTTAGAGGCCCAAAATAGAGGAATTCAGCCGGGTATTTTGGACGCAGCTTTTAAAGATGCTGTGATTAATGAAAAAGTTTTGGAACTAGATAGAAAACAACCAGAAAAAACAGAAACCTTTAAGGAATACATTGAAAAAAGGTTAACTCCAAAACTACCTTTGGCTAAGGGTAAGTTGCGCACTCATAGTCAAGATCTGAGGCGTGTTCAGAAAAAATATGGGGTGCCTGCCAATTTAATCGTGGCTCTTTGGGGCATGGAAACGCATTTTGGTAAAATCACGGGGAATTTTTTCATTATTAATGCGTTGGCGACTCTTGCTTTTGATAGCCGTCGGTCAGATTTTTTTAGGAATGAACTTTTAGAGGCCCTAAAAATTGTTCAAAATGACAAAATCCCCCTTGATAAATTACAGGGGTCTTGGGCCGGCGCTTTAGGGCAGACTCAATTTATGCCAAGTACCTATAACAATCATGCTGTAGATGAAAATGAGGATGGAATTAAAGATATTTGGGATCACCACTTGGATATCTTTGCTTCCATGGCCAATTACTTAAGTAACTCAGGTTGGAAGAAAGATGAGCCCTGGGGGTATGAAGTTGAATTGCCAGCAGCCTTTGATGAGTCCTTAATAAGCCCTGTTCCTCATCCGGTTCCAGATCAAAGATTTATTAAAAGAACCACACAAAATTGGGCTGAAATGGGTGTGCATCTGAAAGATGGAGAAGTTTTGCCCTCAAATAAATTAAGGGGAGCAATTATCAGGCCCGATAAGGGGGGAGCGGCTTTTTTGGTCTATGATAATTTTTTTGTTATTTTTAAGTGGAATAGATCCTTTAATTTTGCTTTAACTGTATTATTATTTTCAAATAAGATAGGAAATCTAAATGCGTAA
- a CDS encoding GNAT family N-acetyltransferase, translating to MIQTRPALPSDLRNLNDLLKASKAHWGYDEVFMKEFMENLGLSEASFSQQSLFLVFVEGVLAGFYGFAVGEDKILELEHFYLYPDFIGKGLGRQMWNLGLDTAKSWGHRDFLVWSDPHADGFYEKMGGKLVRFQRSSLGQDRYQAVFRMVLEHCLPMKK from the coding sequence TTGATTCAGACGCGCCCAGCACTTCCTAGTGATTTACGAAACTTAAATGATCTCTTAAAGGCATCAAAAGCCCACTGGGGGTATGACGAAGTTTTTATGAAAGAATTCATGGAAAACCTTGGGCTATCTGAGGCTAGTTTTTCACAGCAGTCTTTATTTTTGGTTTTTGTCGAAGGTGTTTTGGCTGGATTTTATGGATTTGCCGTGGGGGAAGATAAAATTTTGGAACTGGAGCATTTTTATCTATATCCTGATTTTATTGGCAAAGGATTGGGGCGGCAGATGTGGAATCTAGGCCTGGACACGGCTAAATCCTGGGGACACAGAGATTTTTTGGTCTGGAGTGATCCCCATGCGGATGGTTTTTATGAAAAAATGGGGGGAAAGCTTGTGCGCTTCCAACGATCTTCTTTGGGGCAAGACAGATATCAGGCGGTATTTCGGATGGTTTTGGAGCATTGCCTCCCCATGAAAAAATAA
- a CDS encoding septal ring lytic transglycosylase RlpA family protein, whose protein sequence is MRNFHLLKYLPVLLLLALTSCMTTPGDQQEFLMPPESGDAKDGKIQKSEEWYQSSGDGVYKVGKPYKVNGVWYFPAENLKYDEIGYGGVYSPDFDNQRTANGEIYRKDALTASHKTLPLPSIARVTNLVNNTSVIVRINDRGPFSNDRLIDVSEKAATLLEFSGSGPSRVRVEILPEESKKAAELLAYGKKNSGQPLIIPGANPPQEESKPVETVQPESTEPTASNDDASQDMTERKLSFVEVVEKAEERDQLPDAGNVPSREFLPGEDPILDPPQAEMPAQESEVASPDRLRALAGVLGTIPLSQSRQIVTESTTAQDSDSAASMAEESPKASSHASIPLTSMAGSKKGYFIQVGTFGIEKNAVNLSSKLSRLAPTSVVPVKNGVRTLNRVEAGPFATKADADKILLYLKQAMGLQDAKLFQR, encoded by the coding sequence ATGCGTAATTTTCACCTTTTAAAATATCTGCCCGTCCTTTTGTTGCTTGCGCTGACCTCTTGTATGACAACACCGGGAGATCAGCAAGAATTCTTGATGCCTCCGGAATCAGGAGATGCGAAAGATGGTAAAATTCAAAAATCTGAAGAGTGGTACCAAAGTTCAGGGGATGGTGTTTATAAGGTGGGAAAACCTTATAAGGTGAATGGGGTTTGGTATTTTCCGGCTGAGAACTTAAAGTACGACGAAATTGGGTATGGGGGTGTTTATAGCCCGGATTTTGATAATCAAAGAACGGCTAATGGGGAAATCTATCGGAAGGATGCTTTAACCGCGTCTCATAAAACCTTGCCTTTGCCTTCAATTGCTCGGGTGACAAATTTGGTGAATAACACATCAGTTATTGTGCGTATTAATGATCGGGGTCCTTTTTCCAATGATCGGCTTATTGACGTTTCTGAGAAAGCCGCCACACTTCTGGAGTTTTCTGGATCTGGACCGTCTAGAGTGCGGGTGGAAATTTTGCCAGAGGAATCAAAAAAGGCCGCTGAATTGTTGGCTTACGGAAAAAAAAATAGTGGGCAACCTTTGATTATACCGGGGGCAAATCCTCCTCAGGAAGAATCAAAACCAGTTGAGACTGTTCAACCCGAGTCTACAGAACCTACAGCTTCTAATGACGATGCCTCTCAGGATATGACAGAACGAAAACTTTCTTTTGTTGAGGTTGTCGAAAAAGCAGAAGAAAGAGATCAATTGCCAGATGCAGGGAATGTTCCCTCACGGGAGTTTTTGCCTGGGGAAGACCCCATCTTAGATCCTCCACAGGCAGAAATGCCTGCTCAGGAGAGCGAGGTAGCCTCACCGGATCGCTTGCGGGCCTTGGCAGGTGTTTTAGGAACCATTCCCCTTTCTCAGTCTAGGCAGATCGTGACTGAATCCACGACAGCTCAAGATTCTGATTCCGCCGCATCAATGGCTGAGGAATCTCCTAAAGCTTCCTCTCATGCATCGATTCCGTTGACATCTATGGCGGGCTCTAAGAAAGGATACTTTATTCAGGTAGGTACTTTTGGCATTGAAAAGAATGCTGTGAATTTATCTAGTAAACTTTCTCGTCTTGCCCCTACTTCCGTGGTCCCTGTCAAAAATGGCGTTCGGACACTCAACCGAGTTGAAGCCGGACCTTTTGCAACTAAGGCAGATGCTGACAAAATCCTATTATACTTGAAGCAGGCCATGGGGCTTCAGGACGCTAAGCTGTTTCAAAGATAG
- a CDS encoding glycoside hydrolase family 3 N-terminal domain-containing protein: MELAEKISHLLIVGFHGVHEEDEGVQRMAKQISAGTAGGVILFGYNIESPTQVKKLTGFLKKHACGQPLLMAVDQEGGRVERLSPQKGFKGFKTPKAVSHLSAEDALKHYTEMASELAEHGFNLDFAPCVDMDPLHYTCPVIGGLDRSFGHETRQIVKYGKIVMEALKDKHILNCIKHFPGHGSALGDTHEGYVDVSEQWEEKELRPFMELVHSQGVDMVMTAHIFNKHLDAKNPATFSKGTLSLLREGGYQGIIISDDLHMSAIQKHYSFEESIVKAFAAGNDMVIFSNSPAAAKGIETFKPDPLLPEKFIQVVQRAVHSNLLKEESISASFERVMTLKKNIKN, encoded by the coding sequence ATGGAATTAGCAGAAAAAATTTCCCATCTTTTGATTGTGGGATTTCATGGGGTTCATGAAGAAGATGAAGGTGTTCAACGTATGGCCAAGCAAATTTCTGCCGGCACGGCGGGGGGCGTTATTTTGTTTGGATACAATATTGAGTCACCAACCCAGGTCAAAAAATTAACAGGGTTTTTAAAAAAACATGCTTGCGGGCAGCCTTTGCTGATGGCTGTGGATCAAGAGGGTGGGCGCGTTGAAAGGTTGTCTCCGCAAAAAGGATTTAAGGGTTTCAAAACGCCTAAGGCTGTCTCTCATTTGTCTGCAGAGGACGCTTTAAAGCACTACACAGAAATGGCTTCTGAATTGGCGGAACATGGGTTTAATTTAGATTTTGCACCCTGCGTCGATATGGATCCTTTGCACTATACATGTCCAGTGATTGGTGGTCTGGATCGTTCTTTTGGGCACGAAACACGCCAGATTGTGAAGTATGGAAAAATTGTGATGGAGGCTTTGAAAGATAAGCATATTTTGAACTGTATTAAGCATTTCCCCGGCCACGGCAGTGCGTTGGGGGATACCCACGAAGGCTATGTAGATGTGTCCGAACAGTGGGAAGAAAAAGAGTTACGTCCTTTTATGGAATTGGTTCACAGTCAGGGGGTCGACATGGTGATGACAGCCCATATTTTTAATAAACATTTGGATGCCAAAAATCCTGCAACTTTTTCTAAAGGCACCTTGTCTCTGTTACGAGAAGGCGGATACCAAGGGATCATTATTAGTGATGATCTTCATATGTCAGCCATTCAGAAGCATTATTCTTTTGAGGAATCTATTGTGAAGGCCTTTGCAGCGGGTAACGATATGGTTATTTTTTCTAATAGCCCGGCAGCGGCTAAAGGCATTGAAACCTTTAAACCAGATCCTTTGTTGCCAGAAAAGTTTATTCAGGTGGTTCAACGGGCTGTTCATAGTAATCTGCTAAAGGAAGAAAGTATTTCAGCTTCTTTTGAACGGGTGATGACTTTAAAAAAGAATATAAAGAATTGA